In Lathyrus oleraceus cultivar Zhongwan6 chromosome 2, CAAS_Psat_ZW6_1.0, whole genome shotgun sequence, the DNA window AGCTCTTGAAAATGTCTTGGAGTTCAACAAAAAAAATTAGGAGTTGAGGTTTAAGAAGTAGATGGTGCATGTGGTAGATTTGGAGCTTCGGGTCCATGGTTTTAATGTTATACAGGTAGATGTTGGCTGCTTTTAGGAGGGATTCGTATCTATGGGGTGCGTAATCCAGAACCAATCAAACGAGGTTCTGCTTGCCCCGTGTAACAAGAACTTTATCACTATGGAACCGAGTACTATGGAACTACTACCCATCAGTCGGGGATTCCAAGTGGCACATGATATCAAGCTAGATGAAGTGTTAGTCCAGTCAGATACGATGTTAATGCTATTGAATTCTCACTTGCTTTAGAAAATATTGTGGCAGATTGCAGGTTATTATTGAGTAGTTTTAAGGAAACCTCAGTCATGTTCTTGAGTATGAATATTAATGGAGATGCTCATAACGTGGTTGACATGGGAAACAAGTAGGTTCTAAAACCTGAGTGAGTTGTATCCCAACGGTTTTAAAGAAGCCTCCATTATGTTCTTGAATAGGAATTTTAATGTAGATGGTCATAACATGGTTGACATGGGAAAACAAATAGGTCTAAAATTTGGGTAGGTTGTATCTCAAGAGTTGTCTCTTCTATTTAGTGAATTGCTATCGCCTCTTCTATTTCTTaataaatttcattttttttttaaaaagaacAGACCAACAAAAAAACAAAAGTGAGTTTAACATACGAAATGCATttatgaaaagaaaaaaaaacttaaGTGTGTTGGCAAATACTTCTTTCTTTTTTTAATAAAGTTGGCAAGGACTTTAATATCACATAATACAACACATTACATAGAAAAATAAAGCAACACTATTTCAAGGATGCCAAATTATCTGTTTTTGGAATTATATTAATATTGGTTTCATTTTAAGTTGGCAGAAAGAGCCACCCACTAACTGATTCATCTCTCTTGTACTGGATCTTCTCAATTTTGTTCCTCTTTTTTTTTAATATGTGACTGAAACATAAAATAAATTAGAGTTAACATCCTCATCTTCAAGTCAAACAGTTTTAGCCCTTTTACCATAAAATTCCTTTATGTCACCAATTTATTCACTTTCACTTAGACTTGGATTCTATTGTACTTGTTAACTCCATCTTCATCTCTCCTTTAAGGAAACATTTCAATCTGCTTCCAACGCTCCTCAATATCATCATTTAATTTCAATCAAATATGTCTAATCTACCTCTAAAGATTATCATCATAACCTCCTAAATTGTAGCCTCCTAGAACATTTGAATCCACTCAACATTTGTCATACTCCATCTAACACTTAACTAATACTAGTACTCAATAAAAAAATGTCTAGGAGACTAACATCTTGAGTTACATTCTAAAAACCTTGATAATTCTCAAGATTAATTTATGACTGATTTATAGTAAATGTCTAGATCACCTACCTACTATATTCTAGACATCACCTACCTACTATATTCATTGACATTTGTAATACTAGTAATATAGTAGATTGTAACCATAGTAATTTTTCAAAAAATACACTCATTTTTTGTTGCAAAAACACATTATAAATATGACACATTTACCATGATACCAAAGATACAAAGAGTACAGCAGTCTATAGGACCATTAGAACAAAGAAACACTTGTACTCATATCCAATAGTGCTTTAGCTTCCTTCACATGACAATGGATACAAATGATTTTGATGTCTAATCTCTATCTTTTTTTACTATTTGTCCAATTTTCTTTTCTTATATTGAAACATATTAGCAACAAAATCTCAAAGAATAGTGCATTAAAAAACCGCCAGAAACAAAAGCCCAAACAAAGTTCCTTTATTACCTCTCACCTCCTTCTCTGTTCCCACCACACCACCCTTTCTGTCTCTTGTTTGTTCTTTCTTCATCATCatatctatctctctctctctctctctctctctctctgaacCAAACCAGTACTGTAGTTTCTGTTGTTTGTCACATCTTCAAACTATAATAGCAGAAAAACCAAATATTCTCTCTTTCTCACTTCCCATTTTCTTCTTCCAATATCATAATCATGGAACAACAAACACAACAAGACTCAACTAAAAAAACTACCTTTATCACAAGTAATGAAACCAACTctcatcaacatcatcatcatcatcatcatcaccatcatcaccatcACTTCTATCAACAACATCAACACCTATATCATCAGAATCAGTTTCAACACTACTCAACTCAACTTGGTTTCTTCAACAACACTGCTCTTCTTCCTTTACCTTCTCTTCAACAACTACCTTTGATTCCTTCTTTCCCTCAAAATCAATCCATCAAATTAAGAACCCATTTGCAGAAACTTCCATGCAAACTCAATACTTCTCCTTCATCAGATTACAATCTCTCTCAACTATCACTTGCTCCTTGTAAGTATATAGCACTATTTTTCATTGTTCCTTCCATTTCAAACATACCCTTTTGCTTgcattctatgttttttaatatTGATACTAAAAATCTGTTCTTTGGGATGCTTGTTTGGTTTTCTtgagaaaaaaattcaatttttacTTTGACTTCTTGGAGAGAGTGAAAAAAAACATTTCTTATTGTCTCTATCTcttttaatatttatttaaacATTGCATTTGGGGTTGTAATAATTTTTTATACGTTTGTGAACTTTAATCAAGATTGGTTTTTTTCTCATAGTAGATTTAATTTAAAGTGAAATAATCACTTATTTGGTCTCACATCAAGTcaaaattgattttttttctcaAAGTTGCTTTGGTAGGAAGCAATAATGATTTGCTTTAAACATGTTGACAAATTATCCTAAAAGCATTTTTCACTTAAACATATCTAACTATGAGAAACAAAAATACTTAGTGAGTGTTTGGTTCTCTGCtgaaaaaaattgattttgaatgaattgattcaataaaattaattctagTTAAAAGAGTAGAGTGGGAAGTGATTTATgtttatataatttttttttgtagAAGTGAAAATGATTAACATATCTTGTTTATGATTATGATTTAGCTACAAAGGAACATCATAAGCAAAATGAATCAACTTTTAAACAAGATGATGGGAAAAAGCTCATTTCAACAAGGAGGGCACAAGAAGTGATTGTTGCAAGGAGGCCTGACTCAGGTGGACAAGAAGGTCCTGTGATTTCTCTCCTTGCAAACCATTTTTTGGTGAAGTTTGATTCATCACAAAAGATATATCATTACAATGTTGAAATTACTCCTCATCCCTCCAAGGATGTTGCTAGGGAAATTAAGCATAAGTTGGTAAATAGCAATTCGGAGATTTTGTCGGGTGCTCTTCCGGCGTATGATGGGAGGAAGAATCTTTATAGTCCAATTGAATTCCAAAATGATAAGCTTGAGTTCTACATAAGCCTTCCGATCCCTTCAAGTAAATCGTCGTCTCCTTATGGAGAAATGAATGATATAAACGAGAGGCGAGAACAACATAAACTATTCCGGATAAATATCAAACTAGTCTCAAAGATCGACGGGAAAGAGTTGACTAACTACTTGAGCAGAGAAGGCGATGACGGGATTCCACTTCCACAGCATTATCTACATGCATTGGATGTAATTTTGAGGGAAAGTCCGACGGAGAAATGTATACCGGTAGGAAGGTCATTCTTTTCGAGTTCAATGGGGAGAGGCAAAGATATTGGTGGAGGAGCTGTTGGATTGAGAGGCTTCTTTCAGAGTCTTAGACCGACGCAACAAGGACTTGCTCTCAATGTAGATTTTTCAGTAACCGCTTTCCATGAGAGTATCGGAGTTATTCCGTATTTGCAGAAGCGTCTCGAGTTTTTCAAAGACCTTTCTCAAAGGAAGGCAACTGAGCTAACTTGCGAAGAAAGAAAGGATGTGGAGAAAGCGTTGAAGAATATCAGAGTCTTTGTTTGCCATAGAGAAACCGTTCAGAGATACCGTGTCTATGGTTTAACCGAAGAGGCAACTGAAAACCTTTGGTTTCCTGATAGAGATGGAACGAATTTGAGGCTTATGAGTTACTTTAAAGATCACTATAACTATGACATACAATTCAGGAAGTTACCATGCTTGCAAATTAGTAGGAGCAAACCTTGTTATCTTCCTATGGAGCTTTGTGTGATCTGTGAAGGACAGAAGTTCCTCGGGAAACTTTCGGATGATCAGACGGCAAAAATACTCAAGATGGGCTGTCAAAGACCGGGAGAGCGAAAAACCATCATTGAAGGCGTCATGAAAGGAAATGTCGGTCCTACGAGGTAATTACAACACGATTAAGTACTTTCATATTTCTTGTTTATATATTTGAATGACGTCTCATTTCTCCCTCAAAAAATAAACTGGGTCATATTAGTCCCTGAATCAATATCTATCCGCAAAGCGTCTATTAACTTGTTAAGTGATTATGTAGACAGTTAAATGGACTGAGCGATTAACGGCGTTTAAATGATTATTACATTGTTTTTGTATGTGTTTCTTTCTACTTTTAATGCATTGAAAGTGTTCCTTTTTAACAGTGGTGACCAGGAAAAGGAATTCAAACTTCAAGTCTCAAGAGAAATGACGAGGTTGACCGGTAGAATTCTTTACCCTCCCAAACTAAAGCTTGGAGA includes these proteins:
- the LOC127119604 gene encoding protein argonaute 7, producing the protein MEQQTQQDSTKKTTFITSNETNSHQHHHHHHHHHHHHHFYQQHQHLYHQNQFQHYSTQLGFFNNTALLPLPSLQQLPLIPSFPQNQSIKLRTHLQKLPCKLNTSPSSDYNLSQLSLAPSTKEHHKQNESTFKQDDGKKLISTRRAQEVIVARRPDSGGQEGPVISLLANHFLVKFDSSQKIYHYNVEITPHPSKDVAREIKHKLVNSNSEILSGALPAYDGRKNLYSPIEFQNDKLEFYISLPIPSSKSSSPYGEMNDINERREQHKLFRINIKLVSKIDGKELTNYLSREGDDGIPLPQHYLHALDVILRESPTEKCIPVGRSFFSSSMGRGKDIGGGAVGLRGFFQSLRPTQQGLALNVDFSVTAFHESIGVIPYLQKRLEFFKDLSQRKATELTCEERKDVEKALKNIRVFVCHRETVQRYRVYGLTEEATENLWFPDRDGTNLRLMSYFKDHYNYDIQFRKLPCLQISRSKPCYLPMELCVICEGQKFLGKLSDDQTAKILKMGCQRPGERKTIIEGVMKGNVGPTSGDQEKEFKLQVSREMTRLTGRILYPPKLKLGDGGQVRNLTPSRHDRQWNFLDGHVFEGTTIERWALISFGGTPEQKSYIPRFVNQLTQRCEQLGIFLNKNTVISPQFESSHVLNNVTLLESKLNRIQRVASNNLQLLICVMEKKHKGYGDLKRIAETSVGVVSQCCLYPNLVKLSSQFLANLALKINAKVGGCTVALYNSLPSQLPRLFSIDEPVMFMGADVTHPHPLDDSSPSVAAVVGSMNWPTANKYISRIRSQTHRQEIIADLGAMVGELLDDFYQEVEKLPGRIIFFRDGVSETQFHKVLDEELQSIKQACSSRFHGYKPFITFVVVQKRHHTRLFPDETDQSSTHNNFHFQYENIPPGTVVDSVITHPKEFDFYLCSHWGVKGTSRPTHYHVLWDENKFTSDELQKLVYNLCFTFVRCTKPISLVPPAYYAHLAAYRGRLYLERSESLGLFRSSSTLSRAAPPKTPPLPKLSENIKKLMFYC